Part of the Rhodococcus sp. OK302 genome is shown below.
GTAGTCGGCCTCATGCTGGGCTGGGGCGTTGTCGGTGCGACGGTCATGGCCGGTGTCACCTACATATCCTCGTCGGGAATTATCGCGAAAGTCCTCAGCGACCTCGGGCGTTTGGGTAACCGCGAAACGCCCGTCGTCTTGTCGATTCTCGTGTTCGAGGATCTCGCGATGGCTCTCTACTTGCCGATCTTGACGGCGATGCTTGCCGGCGTGAGCTTCATGGGTGGGCTCGAAGCCGTGGGAATCTCGCTGTTGGTGATCACCGTGGTTCTGGTGGTGGCACTGCGATACGGGCGTTATGTCTCCGCGCTGCTGGACAGCCCCGACAGTGAGACGTTGCTGCTCAAACTGCTGGGTGCGGCCTTGCTGGTAGCCGGTATCAGTTCCGCGATGCAGGTGTCAGCCGCTGTCGGCGCTTTCCTTCTCGGAATCGCGATCTCGGGTTCGACTGCACGCAATGCCAGTCGAGTCCTCGAACCACTGCGCGATCTGTTCGCGGCCATGTTCTTCGTCGTGTTCGGGCTCAACACCGATCCGAGCACGATTCCGCCGGTCATCGGGTGGGCCGCGTTGCTTGCCGTGGTGACGGCAGTAACCAAGCTCATCACCGGAGCTTGGGCGGCCAAGCGCCAAGGCGTGGCGCGGATGGGTCAGGCCCGCGCCGGCGCAGCACTGATTGCACGCGGTGAGTTCTCGATCATCATCGCCGGGCTCGCAGTCTCAGCCGGTGCCGTCGAGGCTGAATTGGCTGCGCTCGCAACGGCATACGTTCTCCTGATGGCAGTGATCGGTCCGGTTGCGGCAAGAGTTGTCGAACCGGTCGCCTCGATGTACATCAAAGTTCGTACCAAGGCCTGATTTCGTCGCTAGCCTGTGCCAATGTCTAACCGAATGAAGAAATCGGCCGTGGTGTTCGCCCTTGCCGGTGCAATTGCCTTGTCACCAGTGCCGGCGTTTGCCGACGGCAGTCCGACCGTGACAAGCGGACCGGAATCCGTGGTGATCGACCGATCGCTGCATCTCGAGGGCGCCTCGAATGCCCGTGACATCGGTGGATATCTGGGCGACGGTGGACGGTCTGTGCGAAGCGGAATGGTTTTGCGCTCCAACGCTTTGGACAAACTGACACCCGCGGATCTGGCCAAGCTGCACAGCATGAACGTCACGTCGGTTATCGATTTCCGCAGCATCGTGGAGCGAGTGATCGCACCGGACAAGATTCCGGCCGGCGCCACCGGACACTGGCTCGACGTGATCGGCGGCAATCCGGCCAACCTGCCCGCTATGGCAAACATGCCTGATATGTATCGGATCATGGTCACTGATCCCGGTGCCGGCAAGGCGTTCCACGACGCGTTGATCAACGTCGAAGTTACCGACGGCGCGGTGATGTATCACTGCACGTCGGGCAAGGACCGCACCGGTTGGATGACGGCAGTTCTGCTCACCATCCTCGGTGTCGATCGCGAGACGGTGAATGCCGACTACATGTTGAGCAATCAGTATCTGGGCGGCACGTCCTCCGGACCGACGCTTCCGGGCAGTCTTGGAACGATCGTTTCGCAGTCCAGCAGGGTCGAGCAATCCTGGCTCGACGCGTCGTTTGCGACCGTGGATCAGAAGTTCGGCAACTTCGACAATTACGTCAGGCAGGGATTGGGTCTCACCGACGCAGATATTGCGTCGCTGCATGCAAAACTTCTCAACTGAGACCTTGTCCAAACAACAGAACGGCCCTCGGATCAAGGATCCGAGGGCCGTTCTGGATGTAAATGTTGTGACTAGTCGAGGTAGTCGCGCAGAACCTGCGAACGCGACGGGTGGCGCAGCTTCGACATCGTCTTCGATTCGATCTGGCGGATACGCTCGCGCGTGACGCCGTAGACCTGTCCGATTTCGTCTAAAGTCCTCGGCTGGCCGTCGGTGAGACCGAAGCGCAGGCGAACGACGCCGGCTTCACGCTCGGACAGCGTCTCGAGGACCGACTGCAACTGATCCTGCAGCAAGGTGAACGAGACGGCGTCGACTGCGACAACTGCCTCGGAGTCTTCGATGAAGTCACCGAGCTGGCTGTCGCCCTCGTCGCCGATGGTCTGGTCGAGAGAGATGGGCTCACGCGCGTACTGCTGGATCTCCAGCACCTTTTCGGGCGTGATGTCCATTTCCTTGGCGAGCTCTTCCGGGGTGGGCTCGCGGCCCAGATCCTGGAGCAGCTCACGCTGGATGCGGCCGAGCTTGTTGATGACCTCGACCATGTGCACCGGAATACGGATGGTGCGGGCCTGGTCGGCCATCGCGCGGGTGATGGCCTGACGGATCCACCACGTCGCGTACGTCGAGAACTTGTAACCCTTGGTGTAGTCGAACTTCTCGACTGCACGGATCAGGCCCAGGTTGCCTTCCTGGATGAGGTCCAGGAACGCCATGCCGCGGCCGGTGTAACGCTTGGCAAGCGAGACGACCAGGCGAAGGTTGGCCTCGAGGAGGTGGTTCTTGGCGCGGTTACCGTCGCGGCAGATCCAGCTCATGTCGCGGCGCTGGGCTGCGGGCAGCTTCTCGCCCTTGTCCGCGAGGTCGGCCATGATCTGCACGGCGTACAGGCCGGCTTCGATGCGCTTGGCGAGCTCGACTTCCTCTTCTGCGTTGAGGAGTGCGACCTTGCCGATCTGCTTGAGGTAGGCACGAACCGAGTCGGCGGAGGCCGTCAGTTCGGCATCCTTACGAGCCTGGCGCAGGGCCTCGGATTCTTCTTCGTCCCAGACGAAGTCTCCGGAAGCCTTGTCCTTGTCGGTCGGCTCCTCGGTGGCAGTCTCTTCGTCTTCGCCGACGGCGACGACCTCGACTACATCGGACTCGGCCTCTTCGAGGTCACCGTCCGTGATGTCGATGTCTTCCAACTGAACATCGCCGTCTTCGGCGCCGTCCAGGGGATCTCCGGCCTTCTTGGGGCTGGCCTTCTTGGCAGCGGCTTTCTTTGCCGGAGCTTTCTTGGCGGGAGCCTTCTTTGCTGCTGCCTTCTTGGCAGGGGCCTTCTTAGCCGGGGCCTTCTTTGCAGCCGGAGCTGCGACGGTAGCCGGAGCTGAGACAGTGGCCGCCTCCACGGCTGGAGATTGTGGCTCTGACTCTGATGGAGAATCAGCAGTCTGACGTGTATCGGTGGCTGCCACGTACGCCCTTTCGTGACGGTG
Proteins encoded:
- a CDS encoding RNA polymerase sigma factor; protein product: MAATDTRQTADSPSESEPQSPAVEAATVSAPATVAAPAAKKAPAKKAPAKKAAAKKAPAKKAPAKKAAAKKASPKKAGDPLDGAEDGDVQLEDIDITDGDLEEAESDVVEVVAVGEDEETATEEPTDKDKASGDFVWDEEESEALRQARKDAELTASADSVRAYLKQIGKVALLNAEEEVELAKRIEAGLYAVQIMADLADKGEKLPAAQRRDMSWICRDGNRAKNHLLEANLRLVVSLAKRYTGRGMAFLDLIQEGNLGLIRAVEKFDYTKGYKFSTYATWWIRQAITRAMADQARTIRIPVHMVEVINKLGRIQRELLQDLGREPTPEELAKEMDITPEKVLEIQQYAREPISLDQTIGDEGDSQLGDFIEDSEAVVAVDAVSFTLLQDQLQSVLETLSEREAGVVRLRFGLTDGQPRTLDEIGQVYGVTRERIRQIESKTMSKLRHPSRSQVLRDYLD
- a CDS encoding tyrosine-protein phosphatase, which translates into the protein MSNRMKKSAVVFALAGAIALSPVPAFADGSPTVTSGPESVVIDRSLHLEGASNARDIGGYLGDGGRSVRSGMVLRSNALDKLTPADLAKLHSMNVTSVIDFRSIVERVIAPDKIPAGATGHWLDVIGGNPANLPAMANMPDMYRIMVTDPGAGKAFHDALINVEVTDGAVMYHCTSGKDRTGWMTAVLLTILGVDRETVNADYMLSNQYLGGTSSGPTLPGSLGTIVSQSSRVEQSWLDASFATVDQKFGNFDNYVRQGLGLTDADIASLHAKLLN
- a CDS encoding cation:proton antiporter; protein product: MNTTTLALIELGAVFFVLGLLGRLAARFGMSPIPFYLIGGLCFGQGGFIQLGDIGEFSHLASEIGIVLLLLLLGLEYTAAELMTGLKRSRVAGLVDLVLNATPGAVVGLMLGWGVVGATVMAGVTYISSSGIIAKVLSDLGRLGNRETPVVLSILVFEDLAMALYLPILTAMLAGVSFMGGLEAVGISLLVITVVLVVALRYGRYVSALLDSPDSETLLLKLLGAALLVAGISSAMQVSAAVGAFLLGIAISGSTARNASRVLEPLRDLFAAMFFVVFGLNTDPSTIPPVIGWAALLAVVTAVTKLITGAWAAKRQGVARMGQARAGAALIARGEFSIIIAGLAVSAGAVEAELAALATAYVLLMAVIGPVAARVVEPVASMYIKVRTKA